A single region of the Triticum dicoccoides isolate Atlit2015 ecotype Zavitan chromosome 2B, WEW_v2.0, whole genome shotgun sequence genome encodes:
- the LOC119361607 gene encoding putative disease resistance RPP13-like protein 1 has translation MSLSATRIISAINECVSLFLSAKSAISSLRSRWSGSQEQSLHDRVLQLQSDLQRLCDTLPAMYHLINGAEWRSYEDHVAKLLPSLKDAVSEAEDLIDEFRWHEMKVQVEGNAIQSPFNDFLDKVIHGNFNKLNDVQLRLNYLSSEMKAMGLRKVTHRFAKSVRPVTTSLLSKETKIFGREKELKQVLGFLNVPTRPKRKRATSSISASTSTSSSNHVNAEPKISSLPVLVVAGIGGVGKTTLAQHICNHQRVKSHFELIIRICVSHDFNEKRLTKEVIESSTGKGAKIDHLDSLQRALYNHVKNKRLLIVLDDVWDDALKDNGRCWEMFCAPFTSVQEGSAMLVTTRCPNVTKAVHTMEPVIVEGLKDDVFWNFFKLCAFGSEGSSNDPELECIGRRILPKLKGSPLAAKTLGRMLSMDLQASHWSSILESELWELKQKETEILPALRLSYMYLPFYLKQCFAFCALYPKDYKFEKACLAEIWVAEGFVEPQGGVPIQDICYQYFEDLVSRSFFQKVNGRYVIHDLLHDMAQKVSEHDCFILRNKSDFDKVPQNVRHLYILPSSEFDDSNLLRLCKYTKLRTLICKINLGKGTCFVMDHWCTKLTRMRVMSCAFTNELPDSIGNWKHLRYLEISGTCNLKRIPSSFCWLYNMQILYAKKCKIQSLPTDFDKLTSLQKIGSNGLTIDAANQEGLGIMSIKNLNQIREYLVINNLGILSEDHAAEAKLKDKKCLERLILNMRVALRSAEFYIHNNDTEVLEGLQPPISLKGLFVKNYVGVSLPSWFQPQNLPSLTSLGFEGFVGMKSISFPMISQTINLNETHAIGTFLSLTNITIEKCENLSSLEDFLQPSYLPGIKNIEIKDCKMLASVPTEFFGGFHFLEELRIADCPNILNWQRGLVLPSHIKVEIAGCPKLEEVERMELTERKLLHFESRGSTASVGAPATGGQRRMTNGAASRRWPVARQGCAEA, from the exons ATGAGCTTGTCTGCCACCAGGATCATCAGTGCCATCAATGAGTGTGTCAGTTTATTTCTGTCAGCCAAATCTGCCATTTCATCTTTGCGCTCCCGATGGAGTGGCTCACAAGAGCAAAGTCTCCATGATCGTGTATTGCAATTACAGAGTGATCTACAACGTCTCTGTGACACTCTTCCTGCAATGTATCACCTCATTAATGGAGCAGAGTGGAGAAGCTATGAAGACCATGTGGCCAAGCTCCTTCCGAGTCTCAAGGATGCTGTGTCTGAGGCCGAGGACCTTATTGATGAGTTCAGATGGCATGAGATGAAGGTGCAAGTGGAAGGCAATGCAATCCAATCTCCTTTCAATGACTTCCTTGATAAGGTCATTCATGGTAACTTCAACAAGTTGAATGATGTCCAGTTGAGGTTGAATTACCTTTCGAGTGAGATGAAGGCTATGGGGCTTCGTAAAGTTACACATCGATTTGCGAAATCAGTCAGGCCCGTGACCACCTCTTTGTTGTCAAAGGAAACAAAGATATTTGGTCGTGAGAAGGAGTTGAAACAGGTATTGGGGTTTCTTAATGTACCCACACGTCCAAAACGCAAAAGGGCAACTAGTTCAATCAGTGCATCAACAAGCACATCATCAAGCAACCATGTTAATGCTGAACCAAAAATATCAAGTCTTCCTGTTTTGGTGGTAGCTGGAATTGGTGGCGTTGGAAAGACTACTTTGGCCCAACATATCTGCAACCATCAACGAGTGAAGTCTCACTTCGAGCTAATAATTCGGATTTGTGTCTCACATGACTTCAATGAGAAGAGGTTAACTAAAGAGGTCATAGAATCATCTACTGGAAAGGGGGCAAAGATTGATCATTTGGATTCTCTTCAACGTGCTCTTTATAACCACGTGAAAAACAAAAGGTTATTGATAGTCCTTGATGATGTGTGGGATGATGCTTTGAAGGATAATGGACGGTGTTGGGAGATGTTTTGTGCACCTTTTACAAGTGTCCAAGAGGGAAGTGCGATGTTAGTCACCACTAGATGTCCAAATGTTACCAAGGCGGTGCACACAATGGAGCCTGTTATAGTTGAAGGTTTAAAGGACGATGTCTTTTGGAATTTCTTCAAGTTATGCGCATTTGGATCTGAGGGTTCTAGCAATGATCCTGAGTTAGAATGTATTGGAAGAAGAATACTTCCTAAATTGAagggttctcctttggccgccaaaACTCTAGGGCGCATGTTAAGCATGGACCTTCAAGCATCGCATTGGAGTTCCATACTTGAGAGTGAACTGTGGGAGTTGAAACAAAAGGAAACCGAGATTTTGCCTGCCCTTCGGTTGAGCTACATGTATTTACCATTCTATTTGAAACAATGCTTTGCATTCTGCGCCTTGTATCCCAAAGATTACAAATTTGAGAAGGCATGCTTAGCTGAAATTTGGGTAGCAGAAGGCTTTGTCGAGCCTCAAGGTGGTGTTCCCATTCAAGATATTTGCTATCAGTATTTTGAAGACCTTGTGTCTCGGTCCTTCTTTCAAAAGGTTAATGGTCGATATGTAATCCATGACTTGCTGCATGACATGGCACAAAAAGTTTCAGAGCATGACTGCTTCATCTTACGAAATAAGAGTGACTTTGATAAAGTTCCCCAGAATGTTCGCCATCTATACATACTCCCTAGCAGTGAATTTGATGATTCCAACTTGTTGAGACTATGCAAGTACACGAAGCTGCGCACCCTAATTTGCAAGATTAATTTGGGGAAAGGAACATGCTTTGTAATGGACCACTGGTGTACTAAACTTACACGTATGCGTGTGATGTCTTGTGCCTTCACAAATGAATTACCAGATAGTATTGGTAATTGGAAGCATCTTCGGTACCTTGAAATCTCCGGAACCTGTAATTTGAAGAGGATTCCTTCTTCATTCTGTTGGCTATATAATATGCAGATTTTATATGCCAAGAAATGCAAGATACAAAGCTTACCCACTGACTTTGATAAGTTGACCAGTTTACAAAAAATTGGATCAAACGGATTAACTATTGATGCAGCCAATCAAGAGGGACTAGGAATTATGTCAATAAAGAATCTGAATCAAATTCGTGAATACTTGGTGATAAATAATCTTGGCATCCTAAGTGAGGACCATGCAGCAGAAGCTAAACTGAAAGATAAGAAATGTCTTGAGAGGTTGATATTGAATATGCGAGTTGCTTTACGCTCCGCTGAGTTTTATATCCACAACAATGATACAGAAGTGCTTGAAGGTCTGCAACCTCCTATCAGCCTAAAGGGTCTCTTCGTCAAGAATTATGTTGGTGTCTCGCTCCCAAGCTGGTTTCAACCACAAAACTTGCCAAGTTTAACATCACTTGGTTTTGAAGGTTTTGTTGGGATGAAGAGCATATCATTTCCCATGATCTCACAGACCATAAACCTAAATGAGACACATGCAATTGGTACGTTCTTGTCCTTGACAAACATAACCATTGAGAAGTGTGAAAATTTATCAAGCCTAGAAGATTTTCTGCAACCAAGTTATCTACCTGGCATCAAGAACattgaaattaaagattgcaagATGTTAGCATCTGTACCAACTGAATTTTTTGGGGGTTTTCATTTCCTTGAAGAACTGCGCATAGCTGATTGTCCAAACAT TCTCAACTGGCAAAGAGGGCTGGTCTTGCCATCACATATCAAGGTTGAAATAGCCGGGTGTCCAAAGTTAGAGGAAGTGG AGCGGATGGAGCTGACAGAAAGAAAGTTGCTGCACTTTGAGTCGAGAGGCAG CACTGCATCTGTTGGAGCTCCAGCGACCGGCGGGCAGCGGCGAATGACAAATGGTGCAGCGTCGCGGCGGTGGCCGGTGGCGAGGCAGGGCTGTGCCGAGGCGTGA